The nucleotide sequence TACTTGAATCTCAAATCAACTGATTTCTGGTTGCCAGTTTTCCTTGTACTACATTTGACAGCCGAGTCTTGCTACTGGTCCAACAATATTAACCTTAGCTACCTACCTAATGTTCCTTATGAGAGAATCTAGTGaactatttattcattatttgtaaaaaattaaaataataatataaaatatatattcatacCTTGAATTTGGGGTAGTCGTTCATAAGAATGGTAACTATGCCAATATATGGCACAAACCTGGAGAcaacattaataatattaaaattcAATATCCGACAACATGTTTATGGCAATTTAATGGTGCCATCAAGATGCAGAGTTCAGATAAAAATGTTACACAGCATATTAAATAGTTAGCCAAATACTTTAGCCTATCCATTATCACAAGTTAGATGACAGCAGACGCAAGGTCAGTATAATTTGCCTGTGACATGAAACATCAGACTAACTGTGGTGGAGTGAGATAAATGCTCACCCTCTGGCTCTTCCCACCACATCTTTCTTCTCCAGCCAGTGCTGTCCCTGCTTGTAGAGTCCTCTGTCATCTACTGCGTTATTGTCACCTTTGGTCAGGAACTTGATGTCACCATTTTCCCTGGgaataaacattttgaagatgGAAAATAATAATCATTTGGCTGCTTTCGAGACCAAGTATTGAAACGACATGAACGGGGTAGTGTGTCACGCAAGGCAAACTGGACACCTATTTCCAGATGCATGTTGTAAGTCTCAAGCCACTTTGCTGATACTGAAAGGAATTCATCTGTAATTGAAATGGCATGCAACAGTCAAAACCGTCATACATCACGGTTGAGTCATGTCAACCTTTTTTTCCTATTGATTGAACAATGAACAATACTGGTTGATTCATATGCATCTTATGGTGCAATGCAATTCAGTTCCAGACAATGTATGGGGGTGACATACTGAGCAACCCGAATATAACTTTGTTGTGTGCAACATACAGTGGAAAAGGTTGGCTTGTTTTGTCATAATTTACTGACTTCTCGTGGTAGGTCAGGGCCTGCAAGCTCAACCATGGTTGCAACACAGAGAATGAGCTTTCTTTCAAGCGCGTAGGTTGCTGCAAATGCTACTTCCCCCATAAAGcaacacacttttttttacctttaaAACTGTAACATCACAGGAATGTTGCTTTAACTCAACATTTCTGGAGTTTTGCAAACGCATAGTCAAAACATCCGTACTGCGGTGCTTGACCAGTGACATGGGGTGAATACCTGGCCGTGGGAAGATGTTTTGATCAGGGGGTGCAGACATTGACTAAGAGCAAGTCAGTAAGCAACAAATCTGTATTGAATGGATGAAGCGcaaccctaaccgtaacctgTCACACTAAGAAACGAACAGACATGTACTCATCGGCAGCAATGAAACGTGTCACACTTCCAAACTGACAGACGACACTGTCCTTATAAACCTCTCGCCAAGCCATTTGTATACACTCTGTTCTAACATTAGATTTCAAACCTAAATGAACATGTGAAACAGGTACGGTTATGAAACAGTGTTTGGTTGCAATTTGTATACAATTTGTGGTGAAGACTTGAATGTAGAAATGGTAATTATGGGACAATATACCCTCAAGAGTTCCCCTTGGAGATGACAAGGCGTCTTCACAGTGTGTCGCTATGTCAAGTGTGTCATCGTGGACAGAGGGTTACGCTGCTCTCTCCGCACTATAGTGATTTGAAAGAACCCCTTCTATTTGATGATTTAGGCCACGGGTTTCACAGTTTTTCAGTTAAATGACTCAGCTGCATCTGTGCTTCAAGATATAATGACTAAAAGACTAGActgaataaaaatgaacaagataaataaaaaagtgtGCCACAATTAACACTGTCACCTTTACACCGATTTTCTTAAATTTCTCATAAGTAATGTATTAAACGTCATAGACCAACTTTTCATGAATCTTCAGCACTCTGTGTACTATGGGGATCTCTCTCCCTTCTATCCTGAAGACGACAATCTCGCCGACTCTGATGGGGTCCTCGACCCGGTTGGTCAGGAACAGCAGGTCACCTCGATGGAAAGCAGGCTCCATACTCCCACTGAAACAAAAGAAAGCTAAAGTCAAGGATAGCTTCTTGAACATTCCCGCTAAAACTTGTCAAAGCATAGGTTTGTGGGTACTACACATTGGTGATAGAAGAACCCACTTGCCCATACTATAATGAAGTATTTGAGTGTCTGATAATGCACTCTGCATATAAATACCCTTAATCAATTCAAATTATTAACAGCTACACCAATGCTTACCTTAATACAACCACAATAGGGCTCTCACTCCCTGTCACCACCATCAGACCTTTCCAGATCATCAGAGCGGAAGACACGATCATACCAAAGTTCAGCACCTGGTAGTAGAGCTGGGGGAAATGATAGGTTTACATTCAGTTTAAGTTGTTTATGGTCAGGTTTAGGTTGAGACAAGGACAAACTACTGAGCAGTTTGTGTCCAGTACTATCCAGTAAAGGGCTTAGTCGTTAGAATCCAGTGTGTACTAACTAGTAGGCGGTAACAAACGCCTGCGAACTGTGGCTCCTCATTACCAGGTTTAAAGAAGACGTATTCATCCAGGGAGAATCAAGCAGCCTAGTAACGTTAATGGCTGAAGCTACATCCACTTCCACCGAATGTACACGTTTACAGGAACAAGTTAACTACTTGTGTAGCACACTTCATACATTAATGTTCAAAAGACGATATTGCTAGCTGACTTACCTAAGCAAGCTATACGTTTAATTTTATTTCACACCACATTAACAGAGTTGGAGAGCTAGCAAGAAAAACCGACTTGCAACGTGTTATAACCTGCGAAATGGTTCTTTGCTAACGGTCTAGTTTTGGAATAGCAAAAATGTACTTAACGTTTTAGAAAGGGGTTGAAAGGCGACTAATATGGAAATGCATTGCCGACGGACTGAACTCGAACCTCAACATTTTAGCGCCCAAAATACATTGCAATAACAAACTGTGTAAATTCGGTTTATTATTTGATTGTTAAAATCTGTTGTTTAGAGAATTTTATGGTCGCCGCTCAACCCCATTGCATTGTACAACGCGGGGTTAACTTGGCTAGCCGTGCAATCGTCACGACACCAGCCTCATTCACAACACCAACAATGTTATCGCACATACCTGGCGCTTATTCATCCGCCGAACATCGTCAAGGAAATCTAAAGACAACATCCTCCTGGTCAGGGTTTTTTGAAATGacctaaattaaataaaaaacagtgaTTGATGCATAAAAAGCGAACATATGGATACACGTTAGAAAAGAGAAACATGCATACAAATCTTCCGGGTACATTTAGCCGGAAGTCCCGCctacattcaaaatattttgttgaggTGTCACTTCTCGATACGGGGCGCGCTATTTTCCCCCCCAGACATTCTATATGGGCGTATTCCATCATCATACGTCTAAGTCATTGGTCGACATCGTTTTCAGTACAGTTACAAAATGGCACGCGTCATAACCGGTCATAACCTGGGCTCTGAATGAACCAacgttatttatttaaaatcttGGTTGATTAGCCAGAGGGAAGCAGGGGCCATCCAAActttttataaatgcatttatttaataagGCATGGTTCTGAAGCTCATATGGCCAAAAACATATCCAGCACCTTCTCTTAATCATTATAAATAAGAGCTGGTACatattgtgttgttttacaTCAGATTAACACCTAGTCATACAGTGCAGTaggaaattattcagacccactttttccacattttgttacattaccgACTTATTCTAAAGTGGATTCAACTGATTTTTCCCctcatcagtctacacacaataccacataatgacaaagcacaaacaGAATTGATCATCCTTGTTTTTACAACTTGATTTGAGTCCACCTGTGTAAATTCAATTGAGTTAGCATGTTTTGGAAAGCCACACACCTGTTTATATAAGATCTCACAGTTGACATTGCATGTTAGCAAAACCAACCTTCCACAAGGAAAACTATCTTTGCAGCACTCCACTAATAaggcctttatggtagtgtTCAGACAGAAGCCACTGTTCAGGAAAAGGTACACGACATGGCCTCTTggaatttgccaaaaaacactTAAAGGAGTGTGTCAGACCGTGTGAAACAATTCTCCGATCTAgtgaaaccaagattgaactctTTTGCCTGAATGCTAAGCTTCATGCctggaggaaaccaggcaaAGCTCATCACTGGGCCTTAACCATCTCTACAGTGTTGGTAGTGACAGCATTACAGATTTTCAGGGCAGTGGCTGAGAGACTAGTTATGATcaagggaaagatgaacagatGTATGTGTAGACAGATCCTTATTGAAAACATGCTGTGCAGTGACAACCTGACACAGCTCAGAGGATCTGTAGAAAAGGATGGGAGAAACTTCCCAAATACTGTTGCCAAGCCTGTACCATCATATCCAAGACTATGGGCTGTAATTGCTGGCAAAGGTGCCTCAACAAAGTAATGAGTAATGGGGTTGAATACCTGTAAATTTGATAGAAATGTAAATAGATTTGCAAACGTTTGAAATagatttgcaaacattttgaaaatattagctaacaaaaagctatttttgcttggtcattatgcagtattttgtgtagattgatgaggaaaataatgaattg is from Esox lucius isolate fEsoLuc1 chromosome 2, fEsoLuc1.pri, whole genome shotgun sequence and encodes:
- the sec11a gene encoding signal peptidase complex catalytic subunit SEC11A; amino-acid sequence: MLSLDFLDDVRRMNKRQLYYQVLNFGMIVSSALMIWKGLMVVTGSESPIVVVLSGSMEPAFHRGDLLFLTNRVEDPIRVGEIVVFRIEGREIPIVHRVLKIHEKENGDIKFLTKGDNNAVDDRGLYKQGQHWLEKKDVVGRARGFVPYIGIVTILMNDYPKFKYAVLFLLGLFVLVHRE